A window of Longimicrobiaceae bacterium genomic DNA:
GGCACCGACTGGATGGCGCGGCTCCAGGCGCGGGAGCGCGAGCGGAGCGGGATCACCAGCCTCAAGGTGGGCTACAACCGCGTCTTCGGGTACTTCCTGGAGGTGCCGCGCAGCCACGCCGACCGCGTCCCCGGCGAGTACGAGCGCAAGCAGACCCTCGCCAACCTGGAGCGCTTCGTCACCGGCGAGCTGAAGGAGTGGGAGGGCCGGATCCTGGGGGCGGAGGAGCGGATCGCGGAGATGGAGGCGCGCCTCTTCGGCGAGCTGCGGCAGGCGCTCGCCACCCAGGTGAAGCGCTTCCAGGACGCCGCGGTGCGCGTCGCGACGCTGGACGTGCTCGCCGGCCTCGCCGAGTGCGCCGTGCGCCGCGGCTACACGCGCCCGGAGGTGCACGACGGCTACCGGCTGGAGGTCCGCGGGGGGCGCCACCCCGTGGTGGAGACCATGATGCCGCGCGACCGCTACATCCCCAACGACGTGGTGCTGGACGAGGAGGGGCGGGTGATGATCCTCACCGGCCCCAACATGGCCGGGAAGTCCACGCTGCTGCGCATGGTGGGGCTGGTGCAGCTCCTGGCGCAGGTAGGCGCCTTCGTCCCGGCGGACCGCGCCTCCGTGGGCGTCTGCGACCGGGTGTTCACGCGCGTGGGCGCCTCGGACAACCTGGTGCGCGGCCAGAGCACCTTCATGGTGGAGGCGAGCGAGTGCGCCACCATCCTGAACGGCGGCTCGCGCCGCTCGCTGGTCCTGATGGACGAGGTGGGGCGCGGCACCGCCACCTGGGACGGGGTGAGCCTGGCCTGGGCCATCACCGAGCACCTGCACGGGGTCATGGAGGCGAAGACCATCTTCGCCACCCACTACCACGAGCTCACCCAGCTCGCCGACCTCCTCCCGGGGGTGGTCAACTTCAACGTGGAGGCGCGCGAGGAGGGTGACCGCATCGTCTTCCTGCACCGGCTGGCCCCCGGCGGCGCCGACCGCTCCTACGGGATCGAGGTGGCGCGCATGGCCGGGATCCCGCCCGGGGTGATCGCCCGCGCCCGGGAGATCCTGCGCACGCTGGAGGGCTCCCGTTCGGCAGAGAGCCGCGTCATCGAGCACCTGGCCGAGGAGGTCTTCGCCGCGGACACGGCGGCCCGCGCCGCCGCCCCGGAGGCGCCCGGCCCGGAGCGCCGGGTGGCCGAGCGCATCCGGGCGCTCGACCCCAATCGGACGACCCCGCTGGACGCGCTGGCGCTGCTCGCCGAGCTGCGGACGGAGCTGGACGGGGCGAAGGGATAGCCCTTTCGGTACGGGCGGCGCCGCAGCGCTCGCATTCACGGTGTAGCCCGCATATTATACGACGCCTTCCCCGACCACCCGTCCCCACTCCAGGAGCCCCAGCATGCACCCCACCCGTGGCGCGTCGTCCCGCCGTACCCTCGCGGCGCTGGCGCCTCTCGCCGCTGTCCTGCTCGCCGCGTGCGCGCGGGACGGGGCCGTCCCCACCGCCCCGGCGGTGCCGCCGGAGCAGCCCTCGTACTACACGTACCCCAGCGCCATCTACCGCAGCCACGTGGAGTTCGGGATCCCGGCGTGCGGGAGCCTGACCAGCACCACGGACTACCGCCTGTCCAAGCGGACGCACTACCTCTCCTACAACCAGAACAAGGGCGGGCCCAACTGGGTCTCCTGGAACCTGAACAAGACGCACTACGGCGACGCTCCGCGCTCCAGCTCGTTCTACGCGGACCCCACCCTCCCCGACGGCATGTACCGCGTGGTGTCGTCCGACTACACCAACGGCGGCTACGACCGCGGCCACATGGTGCGGAGCGAGGAGCGCACCTGGTCCTCGGACGACAACAAGCTGACCTTCCTGATGACCAACATCCTCCCGCAGACGCACGACCTGAACGCAGGCCCCTGGTACAGGTTCGAGGCGTACCTGCAGGGCCTGGCGCAGAACTCGAACAAGGAGATCTACCTGATCGCGGGCGGCAGCGGGAGCTACGGGACGCTGAAGGGCGAGGGGAAGGTCACGATCCCGCGCTACACCTGGAAGATCGCGGTGATCATGCCGTACGGGCAGGGCCTCGCCAACGTCACCTCCAACTCCAGCCTGCAGGTGATCGCCGTGGACATGCCCAACGTCACGGGGATCGCCGCCAACGACTGGACCGCGTACCGGACCACCGTGGACCGCCTGGAGTCGTTCACCAACTGCGACTTCCTGCACAAGCTCCCGGACAGCATCGAGACGTACTGGGAGGGCCGCACCTGAGGGGGAGAACCGCAAATGCGGCTCACCACCTTCGCGTGAGGACAGAGCCACAGACCAGGACCGCCCCGGGCCATCACGGTCCGGGGCGGTTCGTCACAAGGGAAGCCGAGGCGCGGCTCAGACCACCGTCTGCGCCCACTCCAACCACTCCCGCTGCCGCTCCGGGGAAATCCCCCAGCGGCTCCCGTCGGCGCCGAACCAGTACTGCCGGACCTCCTCCGGCGCCCCGGCGCGGCGCATGACCTCGTCCGGCTCCTGCCGGAACAGCTCCGTGATGGCCCGGATCAGCACCCGGTCGCCCGCCGCATAGCGGGGCGCCTCGCCCTCCGGGCGGCGGGCACGCGCGACCACCGCGCGGCGGGGCACGTAGACGAATTCCTCCGTGAAGACCGGAGTCTCGTTCACCTCGGGGTAGGTGAGCACCGTCTTCACCACCGCCTCGAAGTGGTCCAGGCGCCCGCGGAAGCTCTCCTCCATGCCGTACATCCCCAGGAGGTAGTGGAGCGCGAGGTCCCTGGCCTTCTCCTCTCCGGCACCGCTGGCGAAGAAGAAGGGGTCCTGCGTCTCGTGCAGCGCCACATCCTGGAAGCCGGCCGCGAAGAGCACCACGGCCATCTGCACCGGGCCGATGTGCGGGATGTCGTGCCCCGTCTTGCTGTGCTTGTCCACCACGTGGTGGAACCACTGCCCCGCCGGCCCTTCGTCGAAGAAGTCGTGCACCACCACCACGGCCCCCGGCTTCATCACCGCGCGGGCCTCGCGCGTGGCCGCGAACATGTCCGGGATGTGGTGCGTCCCGTAGGCGAAGAGCACCCCGTCCAGCGAGTCCGCGTGGAAGCTCCGCGACAGGCGGGTGGCGTCCTCGCGCGTGGGGAGCCCCCACAGCCCCGCCCGGTAGAACATGTGGGGGGAGATGTCGTTGGTCACGATCAGCGCCCCGTCCCGCGAGTCCCGCCCGGCCGCGACGAGGGCCTCCGCCCGCTCCGCCACCGTGGGGAGGCCCGCGGCGTCGGCGGCCACCAGCCACGACGCCTCGCCCGCGTGCACCAGGTGCAGCAGCTCCGCGCCGGCGACGGCCGTCTCCGCGGAGACGGCGAGCTCGCCGGCGGGGGCGGCCAGGACGCGCGCGCGGTAGCGCGCCTCACCGCGGCCCTCGTCGTCTTCGCTCGCGCCCTCCTCCGGGCGGACCACCACCACCGCCACGTGCGCGTCCGTCTCCGCCAGGCGCCGCATGAGCTCCGGGAGCCCGGCGGGGACCGCCTCCCCCTCCCCGAAGAAGAGGTGGTCGTCCTCCACGATCACCAGCCGCGTGTCCGCGACCCCCTTCTCCGCCTCCAGCAGCCGCCAGACGTAGCCGTCTCCCCCCAGCACGTCCAGGAAGATCCCGGGATCCCCGCCGCGCGCGCCGAGCAGCTCCAGGAGGGTGCGCGCACCCAGCCAGCGGCTCGCCTGGAAGGCCTCCATCCCCCGCGTGTACTCCGCGCCGCGGCCGCGCAGATCGAAGTCGCCGCCCAGGATGTCGCGCCAGATGGCCGCGTAGTCGCCGCGGTCGCGGATCACCGCGGACACCGCCGACCAGCGCGGGTGCGCCGCGATGCGCGCCTTCCACTCCGCCTCCAGCCCGGCCAGGTCGCGCCCTTCCAGCGCTTTCAGCTCGTCGCGCTCCCAGAGCGGCGAGAACGCCACCCGCGCGCGGCCCCGCAGCGCCGCGAAGGCGTCCGCGGGGAGGTGCGCCCGCAGGAAGCGCCAGATCCCCGCCTCCGATGCCTCGCCCACGATCAGCCGGTTCAGCGCCTCCGAGTGGTCGTGCAGGTAGGCGCGGCCCTCCCGCTCCACGCCGGGGAGGGCCGTGATGGGGAGCCCCAGCCCATCGCGGACCCGCTTCGCCTCGCGGGAGAGCGGAGCCGCCGCGGCGGGGGGAGCGCTCCGCACCCCCCGGTCGTGCAATGGCCCGCTCGACGCGGGTGCCGGCGCCGGCTCGGCGAGTCCCCGCGTGCCCTGGTCGATCGCCATTCGAAACCTCCTCGATGCATGTGCGCGGACGTCCGCCGGACCGCCCCGGCGTGCTCGGGGCCGCGAGGGGGGCGGTGGGGCGCGGCGCGCGTCAGTGGATGACGCGGGAGTCCGGCGTGAGGCGGACGTCGCGCGACTTGCGCAGGTCGCGGGTGATGTTGACCCGCTTGAGCCAGCGGTCCGTCCCGTCGTAGCGGGCCCGGAACGGCTTTCGGCCGTGCACCGCCTTGTAGTTGTCCACGAAGATGAAGTCGCCGGGACCGAGCACCTGGTCCTCGATGACGGAGTCCACCTGGCGGATCAGCTCGTCGAGCGCGGCCTGCGCATCGTGGTTGTCGCGGACCGGGTCCATGAAGTACGGATCCAGCCGCAGGTAGGGCGAGTCGCCGCCGCCCGAGAAGATCGCGACCCTCTCCGGCGAGCTCCACATCTGCTCGATCCTGGCGTAGGCGCGCTGCAGCAGCGCCTCCTCCTCGGGGGAGCGGCCGTTCTGCTTGCCGCGGTTCTTCGCCAGGTGCGACTCGTCCGGGCGGATGGTGAAGTGCGGCTCGGAAAGGACGCGGACCTGCTCCGGGGTGAGGAGCACCCGCTCCAGCGAGGCGAAGGTGGTGGGGACGCCGTCCGGGTTGCGGAGGCACATCAGCCCCAGGTAGTCGCCCCGATACGGGTGGAAGGCGTCCTCGGTGTGCCAGGTGAGGAGCTCCTCGCTTCCGCTCCCCAGCTGCTCGTGCTCGTGCCCCTGGATGGGGAAGATGTCGTGGACGATCCGGCCGTCCTGCTGGGTGGACCAGCCGATCACGTCGCCCAGGAGCGAGCCCAGGAGGACGAGGAGCATCTCCTCTTCCGTGGTCCGGTTCGCGGGGTCCTTTTCCCTCCAGTGCTTCGGCGTGGGGCCGACCTTCTCCTGGTCCACCGGGTAGCCGGAGACCACCAGGAGCGCGCCCTTCGGCTCGGTGAGCCGGAACTCGCGCAGCGCGGCGCGGACGCGGCGCGGCAGCTCGTGCGCGAACACGTCGGCCTGCCGCAGGAACTCCGGGTCCTCGGGGGATCCGTAGCGCCCGGCGACCTCGCCGAGGAGGCTGCGGATGGCCTCGATCTCGTCGCCGCTCAGCACCACCTTGGACATGACGGTCTCTCCGATTGTGGACGTGTGTGGGCAGCGCCTCAGACCAGCGCGGGCGCCGCGGTTCCCTGCAGCAGGTGCGAGAGACGGGCGAGGCCCTCCTCCAGCACCCGGGTGGAGCGGCCGAACCCCAGCCGTACGTGCTGCGGGTGGCCGAAGCAGCTCCCCGGCACCAGGAGCACCCGCTGCTCCTGGGCGAGACGGTGGCAGAACGCCTCCACGTCCGGCACCGCGTGGAGCCGGGGGAAGGCGGCGACGCCACCCCGGGGCGGCACCCACTCCACGAAGTCGGCGTGGTCCTCGACCCACTCCGCCACGACCTCGCGGTTCATCCGCGCCAGCCCCAGGCGCTCCGCCAGGAGCCGGTCGGCCCCGTCGATCGCGCGCTCGGCGATCATCTCCACCAGCGGCGAGAGGTGCAGCGTGACATAGTCGCGGACCCGGACCATCTGCTCCAGGACCTCCGGTGCGGCGAAGCACCACCCCACCCGCAGCCCCGGGAGCCCGTACGCCTTGGAGAAGGTGCCGGTGGAGATGGCGCGCTCGTACCGGAGCACCGGCTCGGGGAGCGGCGGGCCGTCGTGGACGAGCTCCTGGAAGGCGTTGTCGCAGAGCAGGTAGGCGCCCACCCGCTCGCACGCGGCGATCAGCTCGTCCTGCTGCTCCGGGGCGAGCGTCGCGCCGGTGGGGTTGTGGGGGAAGTTGACCACCACCATCCGCGTGCGCGGGCCGATGAGGCGCTTCGCTTCCTCCACGTCCGGGACGAAGCCGTTCTCCCAGCGGAGCGGCCACTGCTTGAGGGTGCACCCGAGCGCCTCGGCGATGGCGAAGAGCTGGGGGTAGCAGGGGTCCAGCACCACCACCTCGTCGCCCGGCCGGAGGAGCGCGTGGTCCAGGAGGAAGTTGGCCTCGCTGGAGCCGTGGGTGGCCATGACGCGCGACGTGTCGCCCCCCAGCCACCGGTCGGCCAGGGCGCGGCGCAGCCCCTCCCCGCCCAGCGACATGCTGTCGGCGAAGACCACGCGGTCGAAGTCGGCCTCGGTGAGCCCCAGCAGCCGGCGGAGGTCCACCATGGTGAAGTCGTCGACGCCGCTGCTCCCGAGGTCGAGGTCGGTGTCGAAGTAGTAGTCGCGCATCCAGTTCTCGAGGAGCGCCGGCGGCAGCTTCATGGCTCGTCCAGGGGTGGTTGCGGTGGAGCCCCGCTCCTCAGCGGAGCGCCAGGCGCATCAGGTCCTCGGACACGGCGTGCACGAGCTGGGTGCGCGCCCCGCTCAGGAAGAAGTGTCCGCCGGGGAACATGCGCAGCCTGAAGGGAGCGCAGGTGTGCTTCCGCCAGGCGAGGAGGTCGTCGCGGCCGACGTCCGTGTCCTCCAGCCCCCCGAAGGCGGAGATGGGGAGGTCGAGCGGCTCCTCCTCGCGGAGCGCGTACGTCTCGCACAGCTCGAAGTCGGCCCGCAGGATGGGCGAGAACAGCTCCATCAGCTCCGGGTGCTCCAGGATCTCGTCCGGGGTGCCGTTCAGGCCCCTCAGCTCGTCCCGGAACTCGCTCTCCGGCAGGGCGTGCAGCGGGCGCTTCCCGCTGGGCCGGTCCGGGGCCCGGCGTCCGGAAACCAGGAGGATCTCGGGGCGCGGCCCTCCCCGCGCCCGGAGGCGCCGGGTCAGCTCGAAGGCCAGCATGGCCCCCATGCTGTGCCCGAACAGGGCGAAGGGGAGGTCCAGGAACGGATCCAGCTCCTCCGCCAGCCGCTCCACCAGTGCGTCGGAACGGGTCACCGGCGGCTCGCCGAAGCGGTTCCCCCGCCCCGGGAGGTGCACGGGGAGGAGCTGCACCTCGGGCGGCACCAGGCGTCCCCACTCGCGGTACACGGCTGCGCCCCCCCCGGCGTAGGGAAGGCAGAAGAGCCGCAGGCGCACCCCCGGCCCGGGGCGGTCTGCATCGACGACGAGGGCGGACTTCGCTGCCTGGTTCACTTCCTTCCACCGTTCGGGGCCGCAGCGGGCTCGCGGCGCCCACCATCCTGGCCGGATGTAAACGTGCGTACCGGGACTTTTGCCCACCGGGAGCGCCAAAGTTACGCTCCCTCTACCGAGTTCGCAACCCCCGGCTGTCGTGAAATACCCGCAACATGTTGAGGCGGCGTCAGTCGAAGGCGACGCCGGTCCGGGCGGAGAGACGCCGCAGCTCCTCCACCACCGCGGCGATCACCGGCACCCCCTCGGCGCGGCGCCTCTCCTCCGCGCGCCGGTTGGGCTCGCCGGGGATCATGGGCCCCGGGGTGCCCGCCGCGGGGCGGGTGCCGCGGATGGTGCGGATCCAGTCGTCGGCCCGGCTCCGGAACTCGTCGGGGTCGATGAAGCCGTCGATCCGCAGCGCCAGGAAGAAGTGCCCCACCCCCTTCCCCACGGAGCGCGCCGGGGCCGGGAGGTCCGCCGGGAAGGGCGGCGGAAAGGGCCCCCAGTTGGCCCCGCTGAGCACGGCGGAGAGCATGTCCACCAGGGTGGCGAGGCAGTACCCCTTGTGGCCGCCGTGGGCGAAGTCGCCGCCCAGAGGGAGGAGGGCGCCGCCGTCCAGCATCTCGCGCGGGTCGGTGGTCGGCCGCCCCTCGCGGTCGGTCGCGCACCCCTCCGGGATCCGCTCCCCCCTGCGTGCCGCGTGCTCCACCTTGCCGAACGCCATGGCGCTGGTGGTGACGTCGATCACCACCGGCGGCTCGTCGCCGGCCGGGAAGGCGATCGCCATGGGGTTCGTCCCCAGCATCCGCTCGGCGCCCCAGAGCGGCGCCACCTGGGGCGGCGAGTTGGTCATGGCCCACACGATCAGGTCGCGCGGGAGCCCCTGGAGCGCGTAGTACTCGCCGATCCCGAAGTGATTGCTGTTGCGCACGGCGACGGAGCCGCACCCCACCGCCTCCGCCTTCTCCATGGCGATGCCGGTGGCGCGGGGGCCCACCACCAGCCCCAGCCCGTTGTCGCCGTCCACTGTGGCCGTCCCCGGCAGCTCGCGGACGATGCGCAGCTCCGGGCGGGGGTTGATCCATCCGCGCCGGAACATCTCGTGGTACTGTCCCAGCCGCGCCACCCCGTGGGTGTCGATCCCCCGCAGGTCCGCGGTGGCGAGGACGTCCGCGGCGAGCCGCGCGTCCTGGCCCGGAAGGCCGCACGAGCGGAACACCCCCTCCGAGAACTCCCGCAGCCGCTCGATGGGGAACACCTCGGCCGCGGGCGAGGCCTCCGCCGCGCTCCCCATCAGGCGCACGCCTCCCGCACCACCCGCCCCAGGCGGGCCACCCCCTCGCGGATCCGCTCGGGGCCGCAATGGGAGAAGTTGAGCCGCAGGCAGTGGGAGGCGTGCCCGTCGCTGCCCACAGCGAAGGCGCTCCCCGGGAAGAACGCCACGCCCTCGGTGTCCAGCGCGGTCGCCAGGAGCGCGGTGGCGTCGGTCCCGTCGGGGAGCTCCACCCAGGTGAACACGCCGGCGGTGGGGGTCCGCCAGCGAGCCACGTGCCCCAGGTGCTCGCGGAGCGCGGCGTCCATCGCGTCGCGCCGGGCGCCGTACTCGCGACGCAGCGCGTCCAGGTGCGCGGGGAGGCGCCCCTCGGCGATGAAGGCGGAGATCACCCGCTGGGTGAAGGTGCTGGTGTTGATGTCCGTGGCCTCCTTGACGATCGCGAGCGGACGGACCAGCGCCTCCGGAACCACCAGCCACCCCACGCGGAGCGCGGGCGCGAAGATCTTGGAGAAGGTGCCCATGTAGAGCACCCAGCGGTCGTCCAGCGCCCGCAGGGGAGGCAGGGGGTCGTCCAGGTACTGGAAGAAGCCGTAGGCGTCGTCCTCCAGCAGCGGGACGCGGTGCTCACTGGCCAGCTCCACCAGCCGGCGCCGCTTCTCCGCGCTGACGCTCACCCCCAGCGGGTTGCTCCCGTCGGTGACGACGTAGATCAGCGCCGGGCGCTCCCCCGCCGCGAGGAGCGCCTCCACCGCGTCCACGTCGATCCCGGTGTCCAGGTCGGTGGGGACGGTGAGCACCTCGGGCCGGAAGGGCTCCACCGCCTGCTGGAACCCGGTGTAGCAGAGCCGCTCGGTGAGCACCTTCCCCCCGGGGTTCAGCAGGATCCGGGTGAGAAGGCTCATCCCCTGCTGCCCGCCCGCCGTGAGGAACACCTGCTCGACGGCGCACTCCACCCCGCGCCGCCGCATCAGCTCCACCACCTGGTGCTTGAGGGGGAGGAAGGGCGGCGAGTACTGCAGCGCGGCGGCGTCCCGCGCCAGCACACGCGCGGAGGCCTCGGCGAGCCCGGCGGCCGGGAACAGCTCCGGGGCGGGAAGCCCCAGCGCGAGCGACAGCACGCCCGGCTCGGCGCTGCGGGCGAGCATGGTCTGCAGTGCAGAGGGGCGGATCTCGCGGGCCCAGAGGGCGAGCTCCGGGGCCTCCGCGGCGGGCGTGGCCGTGGCGGTCATGTGCGGAGGGTCAGATGTTGCCCCGGAGCGCCTGCTCGGCCTCCAGCGCCTCGAAGAGCGCCTTGATGTTCCCGGCGCCGAAGCCGTGGGCGCCGCGCCGCTCGATCACCTCCACGAAGAAGGTGGGGCGGCCCTCCAGCGGCTCCGTAAAGGTCTGGAGCAGGACCCCCTCCTCCTCGCGGTCGATCAGCACCCCCAGCTCGCGGGCCGCCGCCATGTCGCCGGGATCGACCGGCCCGATCCGGGCCTCGAGCGCGTCGTAATAGGTCTGTGGGACCCGCAGGAACCTGATGCCGTCCTGCTGCAGCGAGCGCACGGCGGAGAAGATGTCGTCCGTGAGGTAGGCGACGTGCTGGCTCCCGGCGCCCTTGTGGAAGTCCAGGTACTCTTCGACCTGCGACCTGCCCTTGCTCGGGGCGGGCTCCTGCATGGGGAACTTGATGGTCCCGGTGGGATCCTCCACCACCTTGGAGTTCATCGCGCTCCGCTCGGTCCAGATCATCTCGTGCTTGGACTGGTGGAAGCCGAGCACGTGGGTGTAGAAGTCCACCATGGCGTCCAGGTCGCCTTCCTCCAGGCTGACGGCGACGTGGTCCACGGCCAGGAGCCCGACCGCCGCCGCCGGGCCCATGTGGTCCACGGGCTGGAAGTGCGGGACGAAGCGCCCGGCGTAGTCGCCGCGCTGGATGAAGGAGTGCACCGTGTCGCCGAAGGCGCCGATGGTGGCCTTGACCACCCGGCCGTGCTCGTCGGCGTAGGCTGTGGGCTCCATGATCGGAGTGGCGCCGCGCGAGACCGCAGCCTCGAACGCCTGCTCCACGTCGTCCACGGTGAAGGCCACGTCGCGCACGCCGTCTCCGTGCCGGTGCACGTGCCGCGCGATGGCGCCGTCCGGCTCCAGCCCGCTGCTCACCACCAGCCGTACCCCGCCCTGCTCCAGCGCGAAGGAGGCGCGGTCGCGGACCCCGGTAGCGAGGCCCGCCCGCGCGATGGGCCGGAAGCCGAAGATCGTGCGGTAGAAGTGGGCCGCCTGAAAGGCATTCCCGACCCACATCTCCACGTGGTCGATGCCCCGGAGCTGAACGGCGCTCTCCGTCGCGACCTCTGCCTCGATCTTCGCCATGGTCTCTGCCTTTCCTCTGGGGTACGTGGCGGCCCCGAGCCAGCGCGGGAGGGCCTCCTCTCACAGGATGCGTCCGGTTATATTCGCATCGTTAATTTCAAAATGCAAGGCCTGCCCGCACGCCAGGGTCCACATGGGCGAGAGTGCCCCGATCCGGCGCGGCTGGGGCACT
This region includes:
- a CDS encoding Ldh family oxidoreductase translates to MGSAAEASPAAEVFPIERLREFSEGVFRSCGLPGQDARLAADVLATADLRGIDTHGVARLGQYHEMFRRGWINPRPELRIVRELPGTATVDGDNGLGLVVGPRATGIAMEKAEAVGCGSVAVRNSNHFGIGEYYALQGLPRDLIVWAMTNSPPQVAPLWGAERMLGTNPMAIAFPAGDEPPVVIDVTTSAMAFGKVEHAARRGERIPEGCATDREGRPTTDPREMLDGGALLPLGGDFAHGGHKGYCLATLVDMLSAVLSGANWGPFPPPFPADLPAPARSVGKGVGHFFLALRIDGFIDPDEFRSRADDWIRTIRGTRPAAGTPGPMIPGEPNRRAEERRRAEGVPVIAAVVEELRRLSARTGVAFD
- the gntD gene encoding guanitoxin biosynthesis L-enduracididine beta-hydroxylase GntD, with translation MSKVVLSGDEIEAIRSLLGEVAGRYGSPEDPEFLRQADVFAHELPRRVRAALREFRLTEPKGALLVVSGYPVDQEKVGPTPKHWREKDPANRTTEEEMLLVLLGSLLGDVIGWSTQQDGRIVHDIFPIQGHEHEQLGSGSEELLTWHTEDAFHPYRGDYLGLMCLRNPDGVPTTFASLERVLLTPEQVRVLSEPHFTIRPDESHLAKNRGKQNGRSPEEEALLQRAYARIEQMWSSPERVAIFSGGGDSPYLRLDPYFMDPVRDNHDAQAALDELIRQVDSVIEDQVLGPGDFIFVDNYKAVHGRKPFRARYDGTDRWLKRVNITRDLRKSRDVRLTPDSRVIH
- a CDS encoding methyltransferase domain-containing protein, which gives rise to MAIDQGTRGLAEPAPAPASSGPLHDRGVRSAPPAAAAPLSREAKRVRDGLGLPITALPGVEREGRAYLHDHSEALNRLIVGEASEAGIWRFLRAHLPADAFAALRGRARVAFSPLWERDELKALEGRDLAGLEAEWKARIAAHPRWSAVSAVIRDRGDYAAIWRDILGGDFDLRGRGAEYTRGMEAFQASRWLGARTLLELLGARGGDPGIFLDVLGGDGYVWRLLEAEKGVADTRLVIVEDDHLFFGEGEAVPAGLPELMRRLAETDAHVAVVVVRPEEGASEDDEGRGEARYRARVLAAPAGELAVSAETAVAGAELLHLVHAGEASWLVAADAAGLPTVAERAEALVAAGRDSRDGALIVTNDISPHMFYRAGLWGLPTREDATRLSRSFHADSLDGVLFAYGTHHIPDMFAATREARAVMKPGAVVVVHDFFDEGPAGQWFHHVVDKHSKTGHDIPHIGPVQMAVVLFAAGFQDVALHETQDPFFFASGAGEEKARDLALHYLLGMYGMEESFRGRLDHFEAVVKTVLTYPEVNETPVFTEEFVYVPRRAVVARARRPEGEAPRYAAGDRVLIRAITELFRQEPDEVMRRAGAPEEVRQYWFGADGSRWGISPERQREWLEWAQTVV
- a CDS encoding PLP-dependent aminotransferase family protein — protein: MTATATPAAEAPELALWAREIRPSALQTMLARSAEPGVLSLALGLPAPELFPAAGLAEASARVLARDAAALQYSPPFLPLKHQVVELMRRRGVECAVEQVFLTAGGQQGMSLLTRILLNPGGKVLTERLCYTGFQQAVEPFRPEVLTVPTDLDTGIDVDAVEALLAAGERPALIYVVTDGSNPLGVSVSAEKRRRLVELASEHRVPLLEDDAYGFFQYLDDPLPPLRALDDRWVLYMGTFSKIFAPALRVGWLVVPEALVRPLAIVKEATDINTSTFTQRVISAFIAEGRLPAHLDALRREYGARRDAMDAALREHLGHVARWRTPTAGVFTWVELPDGTDATALLATALDTEGVAFFPGSAFAVGSDGHASHCLRLNFSHCGPERIREGVARLGRVVREACA
- a CDS encoding DNA/RNA non-specific endonuclease, with translation MHPTRGASSRRTLAALAPLAAVLLAACARDGAVPTAPAVPPEQPSYYTYPSAIYRSHVEFGIPACGSLTSTTDYRLSKRTHYLSYNQNKGGPNWVSWNLNKTHYGDAPRSSSFYADPTLPDGMYRVVSSDYTNGGYDRGHMVRSEERTWSSDDNKLTFLMTNILPQTHDLNAGPWYRFEAYLQGLAQNSNKEIYLIAGGSGSYGTLKGEGKVTIPRYTWKIAVIMPYGQGLANVTSNSSLQVIAVDMPNVTGIAANDWTAYRTTVDRLESFTNCDFLHKLPDSIETYWEGRT
- a CDS encoding alpha/beta fold hydrolase, with the protein product MNQAAKSALVVDADRPGPGVRLRLFCLPYAGGGAAVYREWGRLVPPEVQLLPVHLPGRGNRFGEPPVTRSDALVERLAEELDPFLDLPFALFGHSMGAMLAFELTRRLRARGGPRPEILLVSGRRAPDRPSGKRPLHALPESEFRDELRGLNGTPDEILEHPELMELFSPILRADFELCETYALREEEPLDLPISAFGGLEDTDVGRDDLLAWRKHTCAPFRLRMFPGGHFFLSGARTQLVHAVSEDLMRLALR
- the vioD gene encoding capreomycidine synthase; this encodes MKLPPALLENWMRDYYFDTDLDLGSSGVDDFTMVDLRRLLGLTEADFDRVVFADSMSLGGEGLRRALADRWLGGDTSRVMATHGSSEANFLLDHALLRPGDEVVVLDPCYPQLFAIAEALGCTLKQWPLRWENGFVPDVEEAKRLIGPRTRMVVVNFPHNPTGATLAPEQQDELIAACERVGAYLLCDNAFQELVHDGPPLPEPVLRYERAISTGTFSKAYGLPGLRVGWCFAAPEVLEQMVRVRDYVTLHLSPLVEMIAERAIDGADRLLAERLGLARMNREVVAEWVEDHADFVEWVPPRGGVAAFPRLHAVPDVEAFCHRLAQEQRVLLVPGSCFGHPQHVRLGFGRSTRVLEEGLARLSHLLQGTAAPALV
- the hppD gene encoding 4-hydroxyphenylpyruvate dioxygenase, which produces MAKIEAEVATESAVQLRGIDHVEMWVGNAFQAAHFYRTIFGFRPIARAGLATGVRDRASFALEQGGVRLVVSSGLEPDGAIARHVHRHGDGVRDVAFTVDDVEQAFEAAVSRGATPIMEPTAYADEHGRVVKATIGAFGDTVHSFIQRGDYAGRFVPHFQPVDHMGPAAAVGLLAVDHVAVSLEEGDLDAMVDFYTHVLGFHQSKHEMIWTERSAMNSKVVEDPTGTIKFPMQEPAPSKGRSQVEEYLDFHKGAGSQHVAYLTDDIFSAVRSLQQDGIRFLRVPQTYYDALEARIGPVDPGDMAAARELGVLIDREEEGVLLQTFTEPLEGRPTFFVEVIERRGAHGFGAGNIKALFEALEAEQALRGNI